From the Malus domestica chromosome 17, GDT2T_hap1 genome, one window contains:
- the LOC103405513 gene encoding transcription repressor OFP14, translating to MPNKLQKYLQDYLSKIKKPPPQIPLPSRKWIRSGCKHPKTLSFAVNRDQKEANNNDDAASLSDIDQFLFENFRSLYLRDDGNDNDERRVKEDRHAEAFWDKTLHLKERRPDNETDQNSGGVLFESPRFNIDPPAVDLCGSHRFFVSPGRASSSVMEEARTSTTTTFEDLGSSSISTPTLNDSATTSNSNNNDDAKDVTLPNDCIAVLTYSPSPYDDFQRSMHEVVEARLRHHAKVDWNFMEELLFCYLNLNEKKSYRFILSAFADLVVDLRQNSDRVSERSSSSSKF from the coding sequence ATGCCCAATAAACTCCAAAAGTATCTCCAAGATTACCTCTCCAAGATAAAAAAGCCACCCCCACAGATCCCACTCCCCTCCAGAAAATGGATCCGATCAGGCTGTAAGCACCCGAAAACCCTTTCTTTCGCCGTCAATCGGGACCAGAAGGAAGCAAATAACAACGACGATGCAGCCTCCCTCTCCGATATTGATCAGTTTTTGTTTGAGAATTTCAGATCACTCTACTTGAGAGACGACGGCAATGACAACGATGAAAGAAGGGTTAAAGAAGATCGTCATGCTGAGGCTTTTTGGGATAAAACCTTACACCTGAAGGAACGTCGGCCGGACAATGAAACTGATCAAAACTCAGGTGGGGTTTTGTTCGAATCGCCTAGATTCAATATTGATCCGCCTGCCGTGGATCTTTGTGGCTCCCACAGGTTCTTTGTGTCCCCCGGCCGAGCATCAAGCTCGGTCATGGAGGAAGCTCGGACAAGTACTACCACTACATTCGAGGACTTGGGCTCAAGCTCCATCTCAACTCCAACCCTAAACGATTCGGCCACTACGTCGAACTCTAATAACAATGATGACGCGAAAGACGTCACGCTTCCCAACGACTGTATCGCGGTCTTGACCTACTCTCCGAGCCCATACGACGATTTCCAGCGATCCATGCATGAGGTGGTTGAAGCCCGCCTTCGACATCATGCAAAGGTGGATTGGAATTTCATGGAAGAGCTTCTGTTTTGTTATCTCAACCTCAACGAGAAGAAGTCTTACAGGTTCATATTAAGCGCCTTCGCTGATTTGGTCGTGGATTTGCGTCAGAATTCAGACAGAGTTTCGGAGAGATCGTCGTCgtcttcaaaattttga
- the LOC103405483 gene encoding regulator of telomere elongation helicase 1 homolog isoform X2: MPTYNIRGIDVDFPFEAYDCQLVYMEKVIQSLQEKSNALLESPTGTGKTLCLLCATLAWRKSLGPFSTGPNVKMSVITGDASGGPSSQSVTKGFPTIVYTSRTHSQIRQVIQELKRSAYRPKMVVLGSREQLCIDEEVSLLRGRTQTKACHVLCRKRTKDTKRRCSHYSRGSGFLKSNPHLGDEPVDIEDLVNTGKKLGPCPYYLSRELHKVVDILFAPYNYLIDPAFRKSLQVDWKNSILIFDEAHNLESICADAASFDLPSWLLTTCISEAKNCIDLSSKRREDSTDKSQNPDDFAILRALLLKLEKRISEVPIESKELGYTKPGPYIYELLADLNISHDTVPKLIAILEDATVLIEEDNQDKANRNACRLESISDMLNIIFRDKDNNHAKSYRVHVQEVEASAIDGLKGKASRTLSWWCFHPGIAMEEFARIGVGSIILTSGTLSPLDSFAQELKLEFPVRLENPHVITPNQIWAGVVPAGPSGFSFNSSYRNRDSTEYKQDLGNAIVNFARIVPNGLLVFFSSYYILDQCIACWKKMSHANSTTTWERISKHKKPVVEPRQSSLFLLSIEDYMAKLKDTSASGAVFFAVCRGKVSEGLDFADHAGRAVVITGLPFATRNDPKVRLKREYLDQQAYSQRQACKVLTGEDWYNQQALRAVNQAVGRVIRHRHDYGAIIFCDERFAHSNRQSQISLWIQPHIKCYSNFGDVVFSLTRFFRDGDRGPTKLQQTEKWDAISTSKSVLHEQPDHKPSSLGSSTSDHGTPGKIYELKTEEPPEIFYLDQFLPKTTAVGQDPAVKSPSFLLKARRDRISSLLGEVLPANRSSLTCCKDQSVSLKCSNDLFQSEKKMRMCDRGTMQCQESKVLGFPGKNEKRSEQQLIAPCSTKKYKLEHGAEQHDSSKHSSLAKDAHSYGLYSTNNSMRSESSHRSDSGSAQNAQVGSALLCKDTRIIQQGDAEFLSKKKTSAISSPVPSGDGETRGSEFLVQVEEKLSALEYKEFVNLMKALKSKAMKINEVLQSIAGLFSGRERLPLLKRFKDFIPAKYHSMYENYFQTNDGSLDIQGK; this comes from the exons ATGCCGACGTACAACATCAGAGGCATCGATGTCGATTTCCCATTTGAGGCGTACGATTGCCAGCTCGTTTACATGGAGAAAGTCATTCAATCTCTCCAAGAA AAAAGTAATGCACTGCTGGAGAGTCCCACTGGAACTGGGAAGACCCTTTGTCTTCTGTGCGCCACATTGGCCTGGAGGAAGAGTTTGGGCCCTTTCTCAACTGGTCCTAATGTCAAGATGAGTGTGATCACAGGAGATGCATCAGGTGGTCCCTCGTCACAGTCTGTGACAAAAGGTTTTCCTACCATAGTATATACGTCCCGCACTCACAGCCAGATCCGGCAAGTAattcaagagttgaaaagaagCGCTTACAG GCCAAAAATGGTAGTGTTGGGATCTCGAGAGCAATTATGCATTGATGAGGAAGTGAGTTTACTTCGCGGAAGAACACAGACAAAGGCTTGCCATGTCCTCTGCAGAAAGCGCACAAAGGATACAAAGCGTCGTTGTTCTCATTACTCTCGTGGTTCTG GTTTCTTGAAGAGTAATCCTCATCTTGGAGATGAACCTGTTGATATCGAGGATTTGGTCAATACTGGAAAAAAATTGGGGCC GTGTCCTTATTATTTATCGAGGGAGCTCCATAAGGTTGTTGATATATTATTTGCACCTTATAACTATCTCATTGATCCTGCATTTAGAAAATCGCTACAGGTTGATTGGAAAAACAGTATTCTGATATTTGATGAAGCTCACAACCTG GAAAGCATATGTGCAGATGCTGCTTCCTTTGACTTGCCCTCTTGGCTTCTTACAACTTGCATTTCTGAAGCAAAAAATTGTATTGACCTTTCTTCAAAAAGAAGGGAAGACTCAACTGATAAATCACAGAATCCAGATGACTTTGCTATCCTCAGAG CGCTACTATTGAAGCTTGAGAAGCGTATTTCTGAAGTACCTATCGAATCCAAGGAATTGGGATACACAAAGCCTGGGCCTTATATCTATGAACTCCTGGCGGATTTAAACATCTCGCATGATACTGTCCCTAAGCTCATTGCAATACTTGAGGACGCTACTGTACTTATTGAGGAAGATAACCAGGACAAGGCGAATCGAAATGCCTGCCGGCTGGAAAGCATTAGTGACATGCTTAATATAATTTTCAGAGATAAAGACAATAATCATGCGAAATCCTATCGT GTTCATGTACAAGAAGTTGAAGCCAGTGCAATAGATGGTTTAAAGG GGAAGGCTTCTAGGACACTTAGCTGGTGGTGTTTTCATCCTGGAATTGCAATGGAAGAATTTGCCAGGATAGGTGTGGGCTCTATTATACTGACATCTGGCACATTATCTCCCTTGGATTCGTTTGCACAGGAACTGAAACT AGAGTTTCCTGTGCGGCTGGAAAATCCTCATGTTATTACCCCGAATCAGATATGGGCTGGAGTTGTACCAGCTGGCCCTTCTGGATTCTCTTTCAACTCCTCTTACAGAAATCGTGATTCTACGGAGTACAAGCAGGACCTTGGAAATGCTATTg TCAATTTTGCTCGAATTGTTCCCAATGGATTGCTAGTATTCTTTTCGTCGTACTACATTCTGGACCAATGCATTGCCTGCTGGAAGAAAATG AGCCATGCCAATTCAACTACAACATGGGAAAGAATCTCTAAACATAAGAAACCTGTTGTGGAACCTAGACAATCTTCGTTGTTTCTTTTGTCAATTGAG GATTATATGGCAAAGCTGAAGGACACCTCAGCTTCTGGTGCAGTATTTTTTGCTGTTTGCCGTGGTAAA GTAAGTGAAGGACTAGATTTTGCTGATCATGCTGGAAGAGCTGTAGTCATTACTGGTCTACCATTTGCCACAAGGAATGATCCTAAG GTTCGACTGAAACGTGAATACTTGGATCAGCAGGCATATTCCCAAAGGCAAGCATGTAAG GTTCTAACTGGAGAAGACTGGTACAATCAACAAGCATTACGAGCTGTGAATCAGGCTGTTGGGCGCGTAATCCGTCATCGTCATGATTATGGAGCAATTATTTTTTGTGATGAAAg GTTTGCACATTCAAACCGTCAATCTCAAATATCGCTCTGGATACAACCTCATATCAAG TGTTACTCTAACTTTGGGGACGTAGTTTTTTCGTTGACCCGATTCTTTCGGGATGGAGATCGGGGTCCTACTAAGCTGCAACAAACTGAAAAATGGG ATGCAATTTCTACTTCAAAATCAGTACTCCATGAGCAGCCCGATCATAAACCATCTTCTCTAGGTTCATCAACTTCAGATCATG GAACCCCAGGGAAAATATATGAGTTGAAAACTGAGGAACCACCAGAAATATTTTACTTGGACCAGTTTCTACCTAAG ACAACTGCAGTTGGTCAAGACCCCGCTGTAAAATCGCCTTCTTTCCTACTTAAAGCTAGAAGGGACAGAATATCAAGCCTGTTAGGCGAAGTCCTTCCTGCCAACCGCTCATCTCTTACTTGCTGTAAGGATCAGTCTGTGTCATTAAAGTGTTCAAATGATCTATTTCAAAGTGAGAAAAAGATGCGTATGTGTGATAGGGGAACTATGCAATGTCAAGAAAGTAAGGTTCTTGGGTTTCCTGGGAAAAATGAGAAACGAAGTGAACAACAACTGATAGCACCTTGTTCCACAAAGAAGTATAAATTAGAGCATGGTGCAGAACAACATGACAGTTCTAAGCATTCATCTCTTGCAAAAGATGCTCACTCATATGGTCTTTACTCCACTAATAATTCAATGAGAAGTGAGAGTTCACATAGATCTGACAGTGGAAGTGCACAAAATGCTCAAGTTGGTTCAGCTCTGCTGTGCAAAGATACGAGGATCATACAACAGGGAGATGCTGAGTTTCTGAGCAAGAAAAAAACGAGTGCAATATCCAGCCCTGTGCCTTCTGGTGATGGGGAAACCAGAGGATCTGAGTTTCTAGTTCAG GTTGAGGAAAAACTTAGTGCTTTGGAATATaaagaatttgtaaatttgatGAAGGCACTTAAGTCCAAAGCTATGAAGATAAATGAGGTTTTGCAATCCATTGCGGGCTTGTTTTCCGGAAGAGAGAGGCTTCCTCTTCTTAAAAG ATTTAAGGACTTTATCCCTGCAAAGTATCACTCTATGTATGAGAACTATTTTCAAACAAATGACGGATCTCTTGATATCCAAG GAAAGTAA
- the LOC103405483 gene encoding regulator of telomere elongation helicase 1 homolog isoform X1, with product MPTYNIRGIDVDFPFEAYDCQLVYMEKVIQSLQEKSNALLESPTGTGKTLCLLCATLAWRKSLGPFSTGPNVKMSVITGDASGGPSSQSVTKGFPTIVYTSRTHSQIRQVIQELKRSAYRPKMVVLGSREQLCIDEEVSLLRGRTQTKACHVLCRKRTKDTKRRCSHYSRGSGFLKSNPHLGDEPVDIEDLVNTGKKLGPCPYYLSRELHKVVDILFAPYNYLIDPAFRKSLQVDWKNSILIFDEAHNLESICADAASFDLPSWLLTTCISEAKNCIDLSSKRREDSTDKSQNPDDFAILRALLLKLEKRISEVPIESKELGYTKPGPYIYELLADLNISHDTVPKLIAILEDATVLIEEDNQDKANRNACRLESISDMLNIIFRDKDNNHAKSYRVHVQEVEASAIDGLKGKASRTLSWWCFHPGIAMEEFARIGVGSIILTSGTLSPLDSFAQELKLEFPVRLENPHVITPNQIWAGVVPAGPSGFSFNSSYRNRDSTEYKQDLGNAIVNFARIVPNGLLVFFSSYYILDQCIACWKKMSHANSTTTWERISKHKKPVVEPRQSSLFLLSIEDYMAKLKDTSASGAVFFAVCRGKVSEGLDFADHAGRAVVITGLPFATRNDPKVRLKREYLDQQAYSQRQACKLKVLTGEDWYNQQALRAVNQAVGRVIRHRHDYGAIIFCDERFAHSNRQSQISLWIQPHIKCYSNFGDVVFSLTRFFRDGDRGPTKLQQTEKWDAISTSKSVLHEQPDHKPSSLGSSTSDHGTPGKIYELKTEEPPEIFYLDQFLPKTTAVGQDPAVKSPSFLLKARRDRISSLLGEVLPANRSSLTCCKDQSVSLKCSNDLFQSEKKMRMCDRGTMQCQESKVLGFPGKNEKRSEQQLIAPCSTKKYKLEHGAEQHDSSKHSSLAKDAHSYGLYSTNNSMRSESSHRSDSGSAQNAQVGSALLCKDTRIIQQGDAEFLSKKKTSAISSPVPSGDGETRGSEFLVQVEEKLSALEYKEFVNLMKALKSKAMKINEVLQSIAGLFSGRERLPLLKRFKDFIPAKYHSMYENYFQTNDGSLDIQGK from the exons ATGCCGACGTACAACATCAGAGGCATCGATGTCGATTTCCCATTTGAGGCGTACGATTGCCAGCTCGTTTACATGGAGAAAGTCATTCAATCTCTCCAAGAA AAAAGTAATGCACTGCTGGAGAGTCCCACTGGAACTGGGAAGACCCTTTGTCTTCTGTGCGCCACATTGGCCTGGAGGAAGAGTTTGGGCCCTTTCTCAACTGGTCCTAATGTCAAGATGAGTGTGATCACAGGAGATGCATCAGGTGGTCCCTCGTCACAGTCTGTGACAAAAGGTTTTCCTACCATAGTATATACGTCCCGCACTCACAGCCAGATCCGGCAAGTAattcaagagttgaaaagaagCGCTTACAG GCCAAAAATGGTAGTGTTGGGATCTCGAGAGCAATTATGCATTGATGAGGAAGTGAGTTTACTTCGCGGAAGAACACAGACAAAGGCTTGCCATGTCCTCTGCAGAAAGCGCACAAAGGATACAAAGCGTCGTTGTTCTCATTACTCTCGTGGTTCTG GTTTCTTGAAGAGTAATCCTCATCTTGGAGATGAACCTGTTGATATCGAGGATTTGGTCAATACTGGAAAAAAATTGGGGCC GTGTCCTTATTATTTATCGAGGGAGCTCCATAAGGTTGTTGATATATTATTTGCACCTTATAACTATCTCATTGATCCTGCATTTAGAAAATCGCTACAGGTTGATTGGAAAAACAGTATTCTGATATTTGATGAAGCTCACAACCTG GAAAGCATATGTGCAGATGCTGCTTCCTTTGACTTGCCCTCTTGGCTTCTTACAACTTGCATTTCTGAAGCAAAAAATTGTATTGACCTTTCTTCAAAAAGAAGGGAAGACTCAACTGATAAATCACAGAATCCAGATGACTTTGCTATCCTCAGAG CGCTACTATTGAAGCTTGAGAAGCGTATTTCTGAAGTACCTATCGAATCCAAGGAATTGGGATACACAAAGCCTGGGCCTTATATCTATGAACTCCTGGCGGATTTAAACATCTCGCATGATACTGTCCCTAAGCTCATTGCAATACTTGAGGACGCTACTGTACTTATTGAGGAAGATAACCAGGACAAGGCGAATCGAAATGCCTGCCGGCTGGAAAGCATTAGTGACATGCTTAATATAATTTTCAGAGATAAAGACAATAATCATGCGAAATCCTATCGT GTTCATGTACAAGAAGTTGAAGCCAGTGCAATAGATGGTTTAAAGG GGAAGGCTTCTAGGACACTTAGCTGGTGGTGTTTTCATCCTGGAATTGCAATGGAAGAATTTGCCAGGATAGGTGTGGGCTCTATTATACTGACATCTGGCACATTATCTCCCTTGGATTCGTTTGCACAGGAACTGAAACT AGAGTTTCCTGTGCGGCTGGAAAATCCTCATGTTATTACCCCGAATCAGATATGGGCTGGAGTTGTACCAGCTGGCCCTTCTGGATTCTCTTTCAACTCCTCTTACAGAAATCGTGATTCTACGGAGTACAAGCAGGACCTTGGAAATGCTATTg TCAATTTTGCTCGAATTGTTCCCAATGGATTGCTAGTATTCTTTTCGTCGTACTACATTCTGGACCAATGCATTGCCTGCTGGAAGAAAATG AGCCATGCCAATTCAACTACAACATGGGAAAGAATCTCTAAACATAAGAAACCTGTTGTGGAACCTAGACAATCTTCGTTGTTTCTTTTGTCAATTGAG GATTATATGGCAAAGCTGAAGGACACCTCAGCTTCTGGTGCAGTATTTTTTGCTGTTTGCCGTGGTAAA GTAAGTGAAGGACTAGATTTTGCTGATCATGCTGGAAGAGCTGTAGTCATTACTGGTCTACCATTTGCCACAAGGAATGATCCTAAG GTTCGACTGAAACGTGAATACTTGGATCAGCAGGCATATTCCCAAAGGCAAGCATGTAAG TTGAAGGTTCTAACTGGAGAAGACTGGTACAATCAACAAGCATTACGAGCTGTGAATCAGGCTGTTGGGCGCGTAATCCGTCATCGTCATGATTATGGAGCAATTATTTTTTGTGATGAAAg GTTTGCACATTCAAACCGTCAATCTCAAATATCGCTCTGGATACAACCTCATATCAAG TGTTACTCTAACTTTGGGGACGTAGTTTTTTCGTTGACCCGATTCTTTCGGGATGGAGATCGGGGTCCTACTAAGCTGCAACAAACTGAAAAATGGG ATGCAATTTCTACTTCAAAATCAGTACTCCATGAGCAGCCCGATCATAAACCATCTTCTCTAGGTTCATCAACTTCAGATCATG GAACCCCAGGGAAAATATATGAGTTGAAAACTGAGGAACCACCAGAAATATTTTACTTGGACCAGTTTCTACCTAAG ACAACTGCAGTTGGTCAAGACCCCGCTGTAAAATCGCCTTCTTTCCTACTTAAAGCTAGAAGGGACAGAATATCAAGCCTGTTAGGCGAAGTCCTTCCTGCCAACCGCTCATCTCTTACTTGCTGTAAGGATCAGTCTGTGTCATTAAAGTGTTCAAATGATCTATTTCAAAGTGAGAAAAAGATGCGTATGTGTGATAGGGGAACTATGCAATGTCAAGAAAGTAAGGTTCTTGGGTTTCCTGGGAAAAATGAGAAACGAAGTGAACAACAACTGATAGCACCTTGTTCCACAAAGAAGTATAAATTAGAGCATGGTGCAGAACAACATGACAGTTCTAAGCATTCATCTCTTGCAAAAGATGCTCACTCATATGGTCTTTACTCCACTAATAATTCAATGAGAAGTGAGAGTTCACATAGATCTGACAGTGGAAGTGCACAAAATGCTCAAGTTGGTTCAGCTCTGCTGTGCAAAGATACGAGGATCATACAACAGGGAGATGCTGAGTTTCTGAGCAAGAAAAAAACGAGTGCAATATCCAGCCCTGTGCCTTCTGGTGATGGGGAAACCAGAGGATCTGAGTTTCTAGTTCAG GTTGAGGAAAAACTTAGTGCTTTGGAATATaaagaatttgtaaatttgatGAAGGCACTTAAGTCCAAAGCTATGAAGATAAATGAGGTTTTGCAATCCATTGCGGGCTTGTTTTCCGGAAGAGAGAGGCTTCCTCTTCTTAAAAG ATTTAAGGACTTTATCCCTGCAAAGTATCACTCTATGTATGAGAACTATTTTCAAACAAATGACGGATCTCTTGATATCCAAG GAAAGTAA